In Microbacterium galbinum, a single window of DNA contains:
- a CDS encoding ATP-binding cassette domain-containing protein has translation MSENSVPVIEVESLRITIDGAAVVDGVSLTVAPGECVAIVGESGAGKSLTARALLGLAPRRAAVTADAMRVGGTDVRGLDERGWRSVRGARVALVAQDALVALDPLQRIGSEIAEPLRLHARAGGALRDRVLALLRRVWMPDPERRVRQYPHELSGGLRQRALIASALAAGPAALIADEPTTALDATVQAKILGLLREIADASTAVLFISHDFAAVRLLADRVLVMRDGEIVEEGAVAEVLEDPQHPYTRQLIAATLHEPREAGDAGGETVASVERVSVAFAGVPAVVDASFDVRQGTTLGIVGESGSGKTTLARVLLGVQAPGTGSIRWNGAHRVQFVHQNPLGAFDPRWSVGRSLHEALAAGGVPRAERRERVSALLGEVDLDPSFARRRPSELSGGQRQRAAIARALAANPDVLVLDEPVSALDPSVRERVLRLLHRLQRERRLTMVFVSHDLDVVAAVADDVLVMQGGRIVEQGAVAEVFAAPQHPFTRELLAASGVRRP, from the coding sequence ATGAGCGAGAACAGCGTGCCGGTCATCGAGGTGGAGAGCCTGCGCATCACGATCGACGGTGCCGCGGTCGTGGACGGGGTGTCGCTCACCGTGGCACCCGGCGAGTGCGTCGCGATCGTGGGCGAGTCCGGGGCGGGGAAGTCTCTCACCGCCCGGGCGCTTCTCGGGCTCGCTCCCCGCCGAGCCGCCGTCACCGCCGACGCGATGCGCGTCGGCGGCACGGACGTGCGCGGCCTCGACGAGCGCGGATGGCGAAGCGTGCGCGGGGCGCGTGTCGCCCTGGTAGCTCAGGACGCCCTCGTGGCCCTCGACCCGCTGCAGCGCATCGGATCGGAGATCGCGGAGCCTCTGCGCCTGCACGCGCGGGCGGGCGGCGCACTGCGGGATCGGGTGCTCGCGCTGCTGCGCCGGGTCTGGATGCCGGACCCCGAGCGACGCGTGCGCCAGTATCCGCACGAACTCTCGGGCGGTCTGCGCCAGCGGGCGCTCATCGCCTCGGCGCTCGCCGCCGGGCCCGCCGCACTCATCGCCGATGAGCCGACCACGGCGCTCGACGCCACCGTGCAGGCGAAGATCCTCGGTCTGCTGAGGGAGATCGCGGATGCCAGTACCGCCGTTCTCTTCATCAGCCACGACTTCGCCGCCGTGCGCCTGCTCGCGGACCGGGTGCTGGTGATGCGCGACGGAGAGATCGTGGAGGAGGGCGCCGTCGCCGAGGTGCTCGAGGATCCGCAGCATCCGTACACGCGGCAACTCATCGCCGCGACCCTGCACGAGCCCCGTGAGGCGGGCGATGCCGGCGGTGAAACGGTCGCCTCGGTCGAGCGGGTCTCGGTAGCGTTCGCAGGGGTCCCCGCCGTCGTCGATGCCTCGTTCGACGTGCGCCAGGGAACGACACTCGGGATCGTCGGGGAATCCGGATCGGGCAAGACCACGCTCGCACGGGTGCTGTTGGGGGTGCAGGCGCCGGGTACCGGGAGCATCCGCTGGAACGGGGCGCACCGGGTGCAGTTCGTTCACCAGAATCCGCTCGGCGCCTTCGATCCGCGCTGGAGCGTCGGCCGTTCCCTGCACGAGGCGCTCGCGGCGGGCGGCGTACCGCGTGCCGAACGTCGGGAGCGCGTCTCGGCCCTTCTCGGTGAAGTCGATCTCGATCCGTCCTTCGCCCGGCGTCGCCCGTCGGAACTCTCCGGCGGGCAGAGGCAGCGCGCGGCGATCGCCCGCGCGCTCGCGGCGAATCCCGACGTGCTCGTGCTCGACGAGCCGGTCTCGGCGCTCGATCCCTCGGTGCGGGAGCGCGTGCTGCGTCTGCTCCACCGGCTGCAGCGCGAAAGGCGGTTGACGATGGTCTTCGTCTCCCACGACCTCGACGTCGTGGCAGCGGTCGCCGACGACGTCCTGGTGATGCAGGGCGGCCGGATCGTGGAGCAGGGGGCGGTCGCCGAGGTGTTCGCGGCTCCGCAGCATCCGTTC